From the Lactuca sativa cultivar Salinas chromosome 9, Lsat_Salinas_v11, whole genome shotgun sequence genome, the window AACCTAATCACTTTAATCGGTAGCCGCTAACAACAACCATAGGAGTAAATGAATCGAACCTAAACAAAAGTCTtcttattattgaatttagttggttttTACTTGCTTTAACTGTTAGTTACTTAATTAGCgtattagttaattgtttaagtattTAGTCTTACAAAACTAAagaaaaccttttacttttattacttgttttagttAATTCTAGTCATTAGTTtaattaccgttccctgtgttcgatactctgcttattcaactataccaccaattgacaggtccactgcctttgtgtgtctaAATTATATCTTAAAAGGTAAGACTAAAACTAGTGCATTTTTTATATACACATCAAAGGAATAAGTTCATACTCTCCACAAGAAATGTATATTTGACCCTTACATTATGATGTATTTTGTTGCTAAAAGTTTTATATAACAAAGATCCAATGGTGAATTATGAtggttatgtttatgtttttgctTCCATTGCTACGTGTGTGAAAAATCATCACAACCTAACAATACCATGTACTGAGGACTTGTTCCCAACTAAGATAAAATTAATAGTATAAGTATCACTAAGAGACTTGAGAATATATGTTTTTTCATGAAGGTGAGAGATAGCCCTAATGTCTAGGTACCATATATTATCTCTATAATCATCAAGTGGCATGGTCTTAGAAATTGTGGAAGTGTCATGACTAGATTAGATGATTCGGAGGGCTATCAATTCGAAAGAGGTAGCGTTTGTTGGGTTTCCATGACTTGAGACTCAAGTGCCATGGTGTTGACACAGCTAGAAGACTACGTATTAAGAATGTATGACATGACAAGGGTTTTTAAGGATGTTGGATCCAAGTATACCTATTTTTTGTTCTTCATGAAAAAGAATGAAATGTGCTTCCAAAAAGCTTGGGATTAGGGTGTGATGTCGAATAACGCTTGTAATGTAGTCATATTTAGATGATAACCCGATACTCATGTAGGTGATGATGTTTTTCTCGGGTACTATGACATTAATGTTATCGACGAGGTCTATGATCGTCTTGATGTAGATACACTACGTAGTGATGGAGGAATCACCAATCTTAGTAGAGTTCATTGTTGATTTGAATGATTTCCCACTTTGTTGTCACAAAATAACGTTTCCATGTTGATCCAAAACTTCATAGGGGGCCGCATTCTATTTTGAGGATCATTTGGAGCAGAGATTAGGAAATTATCATGTAGATCAAAGCTTAATAATAAAATCGACGAGGGTCATCACATGAGGCGTCGATGCGATCAAGCAAACCAAATCCGGTATAGTGAGTTTACCTGACACCAAGCATTGTATTTGAGATGATCAAGATCAAGAACAATATGAACATAAGCTTTTATGTTGGTAATGCAATATGGTTTTTCTAGGGAAAAACAAAGAGAGAGGGAGACCGGCTCGAAGAAGGGTAGAGAAGTACGACTAGGGATCAATGCAAACGTTAATCAATAGATAGGTAGATTTATTACAAATTCACAATATTAGATATTTTCTATCCACTGATTTATGAAAGTTAATTTGATGATTATCAAAATCTTATTTTTAGCAACCTTATTTTTAAAATTGAGTTACTTTTGTCTAGATTTCCGGTAAAGAAATGGATTTGCAATCTAAAAGAAAAGAAATCTCTTTAAATCACGTGATCACAAGAAATATGAGCAAATATGGTATCTTTACTTCAATAGATCTTTTTTgttatgaaaaaaaaagaaaaaagaaatttcATCTAACAAAAACATGAACACAAAGACAAGTAAACCACAAGAACATGGTTGAGTAATTAATTCGGAACAATCACAAGCTTTGGCGGGATGccaattgtttttatttttcactttttataaaaataaatttatattttcaagTTTCAACCTTTTGAACAGTGtaaccccctctctctctctttctctctctttgcCTGTGATGTTTGACATCTTTTTCCTCATTTTGATGGCGAATTGATTCAAAAAATCAAATACCCATTTGAATTTTACTGGTTTTTTACGCTTCCCATCGCACTATCTTTGTCAGATTCCCTAATTTTGCTTCCATTGCAAGTTCCACATCTCAGATCCCGCATTGTTAGGTAACATAATGCTCATATCTATCTATCAATACCTTCTTTGATTTCTGTAAGTATACATCGACTGTGATGTTTCATCTCTAGTGTTCTCTTTCTTTCAATTTTTGGTACTTTTCAGTAATTTCCAGAAGTGGGTTTCTaaatttgatgtaaatgtttaaaCCATGAAGACGacatgatgttttgttttttacTTATTTCTCATTAAATTACGGAAGTGGGTTTCATACTGTTCTTCCCATTTTCTACATTCCCTGTAACTGTTCCATGAAAAAGGGGTTTTCCCCCTTTGAATATCTTCTACTTTGAATGCACATTTTGGGGCATTTTTGATTTCTTCcttttcgattttttttaaatactctttttcTATTCCCTTTTACTCGATTCAGTTCGTGTTCATACTACTTGGGGTTTCCGGATCAGACTCGATTTCATCATCAACTTGAAGAAGGTAAGCATACACTCTGGTTTTCAGCTCATTTTTTGTCGGATCACGAAGAAATTCAATGTGGGTTGTCTGCAGTCGTCGAATTATTCAAAGATCTGGGTTTTACGCAtcacaaatcttgacctagtggACGAATTATTTGTTTTCTCATGGTAGAATAGAGTTTAATCGAAAGTAGATTCAAAAGCCGAATCTCAATCAGGGTTTTACCACATTACGTACTTACTGCTTTTTGtaacatttttctttttctttttggacATCAATTTAGCCTAAGACATGTTTGAGGATCAAAACATGATTAATCATCTTTAAGATCTTTTCACCTTTATTATTAATTACCTTTTCGTTTTATAACTCCATGGCATTGAAAACCACCATGGTCCATGGGTCCCTTCCTAAGGTACCACCACTAATGTGAAAAGTATAACTCCTAAAGCACACAAATTTCTAGATTCCTATAAGAGGAAAAAGGCGCATATGTCTATACAAGTTTTCCATTTGATTCTTGAATCCCTAAATAACTATTTGTTATTGTAGGTATCGATACATTGATTATCAAATAATGTCAAGAGTTAGCAAATGGAAAGTTGATAAGGCTAAAGTCAAAGTTGTTTTTCGGCTCCAATTTCATGCTACACAAGTAAGTTTTATTCATTTAATCCAATTTCTTCAATATATAATTGACCCTTTTCACTTAAAATGTTAATGGTTATGTTTTAGATTCCACAAAGTGGATGGGAGAAGCTATTTATATCTTTTATTCCTACTGAAACTGGAAAAGCCATTGCAAAAACAAGCAAAGCAAATGTAAAAAATGGGAGTTGCAAATGGGCAGATCCTATTTATGAAACTACAAGGCTTTTAATCGATTCTAAGACCAAACAATATGATGATAAGCTCTACAAACTTGTTGTGGGAATGGTaagtttccttttttttttttttttttgcttttgtaTAATTGCAAGAATAATTGATTTTTGATTGTTGAATATTACATGTAATTAATTTCAGGGTACTTCAAGATCTAGCATCTTGGGTGAGGCTACAATCAACCTTGCTGATTATGCTGATGCATCACAACCATCTGTTATCAATCTCCCACTTCATGGATCTGATCTTGGAACCATTTTGCAtgtaagaaaccctaaattcttaTACACCATTGAATTCACATTTACCTTTCTTGAATCTTGAATCAATAACTTCTTCAGAGTTCAGATAAAATCTTGTTTATCATTTCACAATTGACATTAATCTTTTGGTTTCAGGTTACAGTTCAGCTACTAACAGCTAAAACTGGTTTCAGGTATAACTTTTTGAAAAGATTAGATTTTTTTACCAATTAGTAATTACTAATTATTGGTATTAAATGATTTATTACTTTAATGCAGAGAATTTGAGCAGCAAAGGGATAAAGGGCTGCAAAGAGAGAGCGAATCAAGTGCTGCCAAATCACCATCTTCAGATTCACTGATACTTGATGATCAACTTAACAAGGTTAGAATTTAGATCAGCATAATATACTTTTACTTTTTACAATTTTACCCTTGGTTGTTACTCCTACAATCCTTCATGTTTCCTGAATCATTTCCTTTTGCTTTAAATAGGTAAAGACACAAAGACAAGTGAGACCACATTCTAAAGACCTTGTAAATGAAACAGGAATACATGAAGAATATTCAGATTCTCAAGTTACATGTGATGACTCATCAAACACATCAGAAAACTACAAGTATGATCCATCAATCACTCATGAAGTTGATAGCATCAAGAACAGGGTTACTAAGTCAGAAAAAAGAAACGGATCTGATGAATTGGCAATTGCTTATGAAGAGAATCAAAGGCTCAGAGGAAGCTTGGAGGTTGCTGAGTCATCGATTTCTGAACTCAAAATGGAAGTAAACACTTTACAGAATCATGCAAATGAAATGTGTAAAGAAACACAAAATTTGCAACAAGAACTAGCTATTGAAGTTGCTTCAAGTCAAGAATTAATGAAAGAGGTTACAGATCTTAAATCAGAATGTTCAAGGTTCAAAAACGATCTACAACAGTTGAAAGAAATGAAATTAGAGAAAATACCAATTCTACCCCTTCAAGAACCGGGGTCTACAGAAAGGATTGACTCAACAACAGAAGGGCAaaatttggaacttttaaacGAGTTGAAGATAGCAAAAGCTGAAAGTGAAAGTCTTGTTAGAAAGATGGAACAAATGGAGTGTTATTATGAAGCACTTGtgcaagatcttgaagaaaaccaAAAAAAGATTCTTGGAGAGTTTCAAAGCCTAAAAAACGAACACTCAACATGTGCTTACTCGATCAATGATCAGATGTTGAGATTCGATGAAGAAAGACGTGAATTGAGTTCCATTAATAAGGAGTTACAAAAAAGAGCTACAACTTCAGAATCAGCTCTGAAAAGGGCTCGATTGAATTACTCAATTGCAGTGAGTCAACTCCAAAAAGATCTTGACATGTTGTCTTTTCAAGTTTTGTCCATGTTTGAAACCAATCAGACTGTGATTAAAGAAGCTTTCTCAGATTCATCTCAAGGGCATGAAGATTTAGTTGATGATGATCACCGGAGTAAGAATCTTTCAGGTGGTGGTGATGTGCTTTCCGGTGACCTGAAAAAATCTTTAAGCTTGCAAGAAAATATATACAAGAAAGTTGAAGAAGAGCTTGGTGAAATGTGCTCTACAAATTTGTACTTAGATATGTACTCAGGGGCACTTTCGGAAACATTAATGGAAGCAGTTTGTCATATTAGAAAAACAAAAGAGAAATTACAAGAATTGGGACATGAGTTGGAGGTTTCGAATGAATCGAGAGATGTTTTGTTCATGAGATTGCAAACTGCCATTGAAGATGTTCATGCTGTGAATGCACAGAATGCGTATTATCTTTCAAAGTGTAATGATTTGCAATTGCAAAATCAGATGCTGGAAACGGATTTAGGAAATGTTTCAAGGGAGAACTTTTTGCTCATGGAAAAGATTACTGAATGTGAAGCGTTGGTTATGGAGTATAGAGTTTATAAAAGCAAACATGAAGTTGTTTCTGCTGAAAAACTTGAGGTTGAAAGTCTTTTAAAAGTACAAGTTTTTGATAATCAGAAACTTCAAAAAGATTTGTCATCCGTGAAGGAAGAATTAGAAGCTTTCAGATCTCAAATTTGTAATCTTGAGAAGGAAAAAGATATGGCAAGATCAGAAGTTGATGATGTGAAGAGGAGATTCAAGAATGGTTTGCATGAAATGGTGATGAAATTAGGCAACCCGAATGAATCTTTGGAAAAGGTTCAATTCCAACTGGAATCGGTTTCAAACAAATTGAAAAACAGTTTGGAATCAGGTGAAAGACATTTGGAGAACAGTGAATTGATTTTAAAGTATCTCTTGTCTTTGGAACTTGAGGTGGAAAGAATGTCATCAGAAGATAGAAACTTTGTTGACCAAGTCAAAGGATTGGAAGCAATAATTCAAGAATTTGAAAAGAGTAAGTTGACTGTTTCTGAGTTGAAGCAAGAAAATCAAGATTTTGTTTTGGAGATTAATAGGATGAAAGAAAGCTTGAGATTTGTGAATGATGAATTGGGGGTTGAAAAGGACATAAAAGGGAAACTAGAGGGTATTGTTTCATGTCTGACTTTagaacttgaaagtcaaagatcAGAGGTTGACCATGTTAGGAAACTTTCATCAGATCAAGAATCAGAAAACTCAAGAGTTGTTCAACTTCTTGAACAACATGAAACTCAGATGCATAAAAGCATGATATGTGAAGATCTAAAACTTACTTTTGTTAAATCTCAATATGAAAGTAAGATCGAGGAGCTTGTCAAAAAGAATCTTGAAGAAGAGGCAAAGTTGAATGATTTGATCACAAGTGAAGCTCGATATATCAAAGAAAACGAAAAGTTGTTGACAACAATTGAATCTCTTAGATTGGAATCAAACAATTCAATCAAAGAATGGAAGGGTAAAGTTGGAATTCTTGAGAAAGAGGTTGAGCAATTGAAGGAACTTCAAGTGAAACTTCATGATGCAGAAGCAAGATTGAATGAACATGTTGAAGAAAATGAGTTGTTGTCAAGAACCCTTAAGTCTCTTAGATTGGAACTTAAGGCTTCTATTGCTAACAATAATGAAATTTCAGAATCAAAAAGAATGCTTGAGATGAGTCTAATGGAGGTAAATAATGAGCAATTGAAACAACTTCAAGTGAAGCTTCATGAAATGGAAGCAAGATTGGATGAAGTTGTTGAAAGTGAAGCTTGTTGTATCACAGAAAACGAGAAGTTGTCaacaactcttgaatctcttcatttGGAGTTGAAGGATTCAATTGCTCACAATGCTGAAATCTCAGAAGCCAATAACAAGTATGCTCTTGAGATAGGTCAACTGAAGGGTATTCTAGTCAAATCTGAGGTTGAAATCGAACAGAATCGTgaacttcaaatcaagcttcatGATACAGAAGCAAGATTGAATGAATGTTTGGAAAATGAAGCTCGTTACATCAAAGAGAACAACAATTTGGAAAAAGATCTTGAATCTTGTAGATTGAAATTGGaggcttcaattcttcaaaatgCAGAAGTTTCAGAAGCTAATAAGGATCATGTTCTTGAGATAAGTCAACTGAAAGATAATTTGGTCAAATCTGAGGTGGAAATCGGGGAACTTCAAATGAAACTTCATGATACAGAGGCAAGATTGAACAATTGTTTGGAAAAGGAAGCTCATTATATCAAAGAAAATGAGAAATTGTCAAGAACCCTAGAATCTGTTCGATTGGAATTAGAGGCTTCTATTgctcaaaatgctaaaatttCAGAAGCCAATAAGGATCATGCTCTTGAGATAAGTCAATTGAAAGGCATGTTGGTCAAATCTGAGTCAGAGATTGGACATATTCATGAACTTCAAATGAAACTTCAAGATACAGAGGCAAGATTCAGCAATAGTATGGAAAGTGAAGCTCATTACATTAAAGAGACAAAAAATCTAGCAACTAAACTTGAATCTTGTAGATTAGAGTTGCAGGAATCTATTGCTCACAATGAAGAAATTTCAAAATCAAATAACATAAAGGTGAAAATGCTCGAGGCTAGTTTGATGGAAGTGAAGCATGAGCTTGAAACAGAGCTTCTTGATGCAAAAGAAAGATTGGATCAAATTGTTGAAAGTGAGGCTTTTTATGTTGAAGAAAATGAATCCCTCAGATCAGAGTTAGATGCCATTAAGAAAAAGattatatttttggaaaataaGAAGGTGGTGGAGTCTACAGATGATGTGTTCTTTATGAGAGAAGAATCTGAGATTGTGTTAATGGTTTTGAAAGCAAAGTTGGATGAACAGAATGATGAATTGATCATGATTCAGAATAAATGTAATGAACTTACACACAAGCTTTCTGAACAGATTCTGAAAACAGAAGAATTCAAGAATTTGTCTGTATATTTAAAGGAGATGAAAGAAAAAAGTGAGAAAAAAGAACCTGAAGGGCCTACAGAATCATTAAGAATGGCATTTATAAAAGAACAACATCAAGCAAAACTTCAAGAATTAAAGCAACAACTTTCTGTTTCCAAAAGGCATGGTGAAGAAATGTTGTTTAAATTACAAGATGCCCTTGATGAAATTGAGAGCAGGAAGAAGTCTGAAGCTTTACAGTTGAAAAGAATCGAAGAATTGGAAGCTGAGGTCGAATCGGTAATTTCTGATAAACCTGATCATGATCGGATTCAAGCTGAACTTGAATGTGCTATCTTGAGCCTTGAATGTtgcaaagaagaaaaagaaaagcttGTTGCTTTATTACAAGAAAGTGAAGAGGAAAAGTCTAGAATTTCAGCTGAAGTTTCTTTGATCAAAGAGCAGATTTCCCAAAAAGACGAAAATGGTCATACGGGGGTAAATGGTGAATCCAAACAGGtaaaaaaagtttaataaataaaactcaaaaaaactttattttgttaaatttagttttatttattgAATATTTAATCGAACAGAGAAGCATTCAtggtgaagatgaagatgaagagaaTTCATTGTCAAATGATTCAAAGCAATTAATGGTTGTTAATGATCAATTCAGAGCTCAACATTTAAGATCTTGCATGGAACAACTAGATGAAGAGGTATATTTTATTAAACTCTTGATTATTAATTCATTATATAAGTCTTCTtacattttgtctatatatatatttttcagtTGGAAAAAATGAAGAACGATAATTCGATTCTTCCATTGACTAATTATGATCCGGGATTTCAAGATTTACAAAAGGAACTTTCACAACTACAAAAGGTATCCATTTTTGAATTTACCATTAAAacgtaaaaaaaaaagaaatctttttccttttcttatgattattttattattgaAGGCCAATGAAGAATTAGGAAGCATATACCCTAATTTTATCGATTTCCCGGGAAATGGGAATGCATTACAACGGGTGCTTGCTTTAGAAATCGAGCTTGCAGAAGCACTTAGAACAAAGAAGAAATCAAGCATCCAATTCCAAaggtaaaagtcaaagtcaaagtcaaaaagtcaaagtttTTGACTAAAAACTAACATGGGTATTTTATGGTGCGACAGTTCTTTTCTTAAACAACATAGTGATGAGGAGGCAGTGTTGAAGAGTTTTCGGGATATAAATGAATTGATTAAAGATATGCTGGAAATTAAAGGGAAGTATGTGAATGTTGAAAGTGAATTAAAGGAAATGCATGAAAGATATTCAGAGTTAAGTTTACAGCTTGCTGAGGTGGAAGGGGAGAGACAGAAGCTGATGATGACACTCAAGAATGTCAGATCCTCAAGGAATTTGCTTCGATCCAATCGTTCATCAATGGAAGATCGAAAAATTAGTGAAAATGATGCACTTTTGTGAATTGTGAATAACAATCAATGAATCTTGGAGTTCTTGATTATGATGATGGTGTAAATAGTATAAATTTTTCAATGGTTGTTAATGGGTTTTATTTATAACATTCAGAATATGCCCTTTTTTTGACTGTAATCTCCATGTTGTAATTCATAGTTTTTATATGTATAGTAAAGTTTATTCTTttattatgtaatgttatgttttTTTCTCAAATGCAATTTGAGTTTGTTTGTTAGATTGGACAAAATTGGTGGAATATATGATGCAAACAATGATTCTATTTACAAGACATTATACTATTTTTATACCAAAAAAAATGATAATATTGTAAGTACATTTTTTCCCAAAACGTATATGGATTTTTAAAAGTACTTATACTAGGCTTTTTACAAAATTGTCAACATCTACTTTTGGTTATGGAAATTTTACAATTTACATTATTAAACAATCATCACcaattaaaatacattattacaAGTACCAATTGTTATGTTTAAAATACAAttgtaaaattaaattaattagaaatatatAAACTCAAACTTGAAAAACCATATTTGTAAATAGGAAAGTTTAACACCAAAAAGGTGTAAATGAATATTATAACATCAAAATGTGTTGTTATACTATTCATTAATCATTACACCAAAATGGTGTAATAATCGGTGTTTGATTAGAgcaaaaagatgtaaaagatagGATTTGATGTTGGACCCTTTTCGATTGACACAATCATTCAAAAATTATTGGAAAACTGAGGCATCCATGAAAGCCATAGGCTTTTAATTTCATAAGATATGACAACAATTTCTTTTAACATTCTTCTAATTGATCTAAAAGGCTTCTCTCTCTATATATGTAACATACACCCACATCTGCTTTCATCTTGAATCTTGAAATGTGCGAAAAAGAACATCTATCAAAGGCATAAACTTGATCAAATTGCTACCTTGATCACAGGATTGTGCATGAACAACTGCTCTTTTCAGGGGCATTTTGCGACTTTTCTGttacaaaaatcacaaaaaacattTCAGAAATCTTGTTCCATAACCATAGTAGAAGTTTGACTTTCGATAGTCAAACCGATTAACTTTTAAACTACAAATTTGATATAAATTCTTCAAAAGTTTAGAATTTGAATCCTGTTCAAACTCCCACTGCACACAGGAGGTTATCAATGGCGTTAACAAGTGAAATGACATGATTGCCCTTTGATATAAGATCAAATTACCGCTGTTTTTGTCTGACAATGGAGGACGAACAACAACATGCATAGTGATGACACCTCCGGGAACTTCACCTACAGGAGATCGAGATTCAGCAAGCGTTTTGTTGTTCTCCAGAATCTTTCCTGCGTTTATCAGCTTCATATCGTTTACTGTTTTTGGCCCATTTCCAATTTCTGTCGAAGTTTTAAAAAGACAGTAAACAATCGAAGAATGTGAAACAATTAAAGAGAGACTAAAATTAAGTAATCAACTCAGAAATCCCCATAGAACAACCCATCAATTTCACAAGATCTTGAAAGCAAGTAAAGTAATAGAGATGATGAAGGGAAATTACCTTTAGGCCATTGTGAAATGATTTTCTCTTTGAGATATGCGACAGTGGTTGTAGAATTGTATTTGCTCGGTGGAATATCACTGCCATCAGGTAACCTGAACTTGACTTCAATCAGTTCTTCAGCAGccattaaaactttactttagaTTTTCAAGAAAATTTGAAAAAGATGAAGCTTTTTCAAAGGGTATTGTGTGAACCCTAATATATCAAGACAACAATCCAGATTGAATCTGAC encodes:
- the LOC111919561 gene encoding membrane-anchored ubiquitin-fold protein 3; this translates as MAAEELIEVKFRLPDGSDIPPSKYNSTTTVAYLKEKIISQWPKEIGNGPKTVNDMKLINAGKILENNKTLAESRSPVGEVPGGVITMHVVVRPPLSDKNSEKSQNAPEKSSCSCTIL
- the LOC111919559 gene encoding putative WEB family protein At1g65010, chloroplastic, translated to MSRVSKWKVDKAKVKVVFRLQFHATQIPQSGWEKLFISFIPTETGKAIAKTSKANVKNGSCKWADPIYETTRLLIDSKTKQYDDKLYKLVVGMGTSRSSILGEATINLADYADASQPSVINLPLHGSDLGTILHVTVQLLTAKTGFREFEQQRDKGLQRESESSAAKSPSSDSLILDDQLNKVKTQRQVRPHSKDLVNETGIHEEYSDSQVTCDDSSNTSENYKYDPSITHEVDSIKNRVTKSEKRNGSDELAIAYEENQRLRGSLEVAESSISELKMEVNTLQNHANEMCKETQNLQQELAIEVASSQELMKEVTDLKSECSRFKNDLQQLKEMKLEKIPILPLQEPGSTERIDSTTEGQNLELLNELKIAKAESESLVRKMEQMECYYEALVQDLEENQKKILGEFQSLKNEHSTCAYSINDQMLRFDEERRELSSINKELQKRATTSESALKRARLNYSIAVSQLQKDLDMLSFQVLSMFETNQTVIKEAFSDSSQGHEDLVDDDHRSKNLSGGGDVLSGDLKKSLSLQENIYKKVEEELGEMCSTNLYLDMYSGALSETLMEAVCHIRKTKEKLQELGHELEVSNESRDVLFMRLQTAIEDVHAVNAQNAYYLSKCNDLQLQNQMLETDLGNVSRENFLLMEKITECEALVMEYRVYKSKHEVVSAEKLEVESLLKVQVFDNQKLQKDLSSVKEELEAFRSQICNLEKEKDMARSEVDDVKRRFKNGLHEMVMKLGNPNESLEKVQFQLESVSNKLKNSLESGERHLENSELILKYLLSLELEVERMSSEDRNFVDQVKGLEAIIQEFEKSKLTVSELKQENQDFVLEINRMKESLRFVNDELGVEKDIKGKLEGIVSCLTLELESQRSEVDHVRKLSSDQESENSRVVQLLEQHETQMHKSMICEDLKLTFVKSQYESKIEELVKKNLEEEAKLNDLITSEARYIKENEKLLTTIESLRLESNNSIKEWKGKVGILEKEVEQLKELQVKLHDAEARLNEHVEENELLSRTLKSLRLELKASIANNNEISESKRMLEMSLMEVNNEQLKQLQVKLHEMEARLDEVVESEACCITENEKLSTTLESLHLELKDSIAHNAEISEANNKYALEIGQLKGILVKSEVEIEQNRELQIKLHDTEARLNECLENEARYIKENNNLEKDLESCRLKLEASILQNAEVSEANKDHVLEISQLKDNLVKSEVEIGELQMKLHDTEARLNNCLEKEAHYIKENEKLSRTLESVRLELEASIAQNAKISEANKDHALEISQLKGMLVKSESEIGHIHELQMKLQDTEARFSNSMESEAHYIKETKNLATKLESCRLELQESIAHNEEISKSNNIKVKMLEASLMEVKHELETELLDAKERLDQIVESEAFYVEENESLRSELDAIKKKIIFLENKKVVESTDDVFFMREESEIVLMVLKAKLDEQNDELIMIQNKCNELTHKLSEQILKTEEFKNLSVYLKEMKEKSEKKEPEGPTESLRMAFIKEQHQAKLQELKQQLSVSKRHGEEMLFKLQDALDEIESRKKSEALQLKRIEELEAEVESVISDKPDHDRIQAELECAILSLECCKEEKEKLVALLQESEEEKSRISAEVSLIKEQISQKDENGHTGVNGESKQRSIHGEDEDEENSLSNDSKQLMVVNDQFRAQHLRSCMEQLDEELEKMKNDNSILPLTNYDPGFQDLQKELSQLQKANEELGSIYPNFIDFPGNGNALQRVLALEIELAEALRTKKKSSIQFQSSFLKQHSDEEAVLKSFRDINELIKDMLEIKGKYVNVESELKEMHERYSELSLQLAEVEGERQKLMMTLKNVRSSRNLLRSNRSSMEDRKISENDALL